From the Macaca thibetana thibetana isolate TM-01 chromosome 12, ASM2454274v1, whole genome shotgun sequence genome, one window contains:
- the ATG9A gene encoding autophagy-related protein 9A isoform X1 produces MAQFDTEYQRLEASYSDSPPGEEDLLVHVAEGSKSPWHHIENLDLFFSRVYNLHQKNGFTCMLIGEIFELMQFLFVVAFTTFLVSCVDYDILFANKMVNHSLHPTEPVKVTLPDAFLPAQVCSARIQENGSLITILFIAGVFWIHRLIKFIYNICCYWEIHSFYLHALRIPMSALPYCTWQEVQARIVQTQKEHQICIHKRELTELDIYHRILRFQNYMVALVNKSLLPLRFRLPGLGEAVFFTRGLKYNFELILFWGPGSLFLNEWSLKAEYKRGGQRLELAQRLSNRILWIGIANFLLCPLILIWQILYAFFSYAEVLKREPGALGARCWSLYGRCYLRHFNELEHELQSRLNRGYKPASKYMNCFLSPLLTLLAKNGAFFAGSILAVLIALTIYDEDVLAVEHVLTTVTLLGVTVTVCRSFIPDQHMVFCPEQLLRVILAHIHYMPDHWQGNAHRSQTRDEFAQLFQYKAVFILEELLSPIVTPLILIFCLRPRALEIIDFFRNFTVEVVGVGDTCSFAQMDVRQHGHPQWLSAGQTEASVYQQAEDGKTELSLMHFAITNPGWQPPRESTAFLGFLKEQVQRDGAAASLAQGGLLPENALFTSIQSLQSESEPLSLIANVVAGSSCRGPPLPRDLQGSRHRAEVASALRSFSPLQPVQAPTGRAHSTMTGSGVDARTASSGSSVWEGQLQSLMLSEYASTEMSLHALYMHQLHKQQAQAEPERHVWHRRESDESGESAPDEGGEGARAPQSIPRSASYPCAAPRPGAPETTALHGGFQRRYGGITDPGTVPRAPSHFSRLPLGGWAEDGQSASRHPEPVPEEGSEDELPPQVHKV; encoded by the exons atggcgCAGTTTGACACTGAATACCAGCGCCTAGAGGCCTCCTACAGTGATTCACCCCCAGGGGAGGAGGACCTGTTGGTGCACGTCGCTGAGGGGAGCAAGT CACCGTGGCACCATATTGAAAACCTTGACCTCTTCTTCTCTCGA GTTTATAATCTGCACCAGAAGAATGGCTTCACATGTATGCTCATCGGGGAGATCTTTGAGCTCAT GCAGTTCCTCTTTGTGGTTGCCTTCACTACCTTCCTGGTCAGCTGCGTGGACTATGACATCCTATTTGCCAACAAGATGGTGAACCACAGTCTTCACCCTACTGAACCTGTCAAGGTCACTCTGCCAGACGCCTTTTTGCCTGCTCAGGTCTGTAGTGCCAG GATTCAGGAAAATGGCTCCCTTATCACCATCCTGTTCATTGCTGGTGTCTTCTGGATCCACCGGCTTATCAAGTTCATCTATAACATTTGCTGCTACTGGGAGATCCACTCCTTCTACCTGCATGCTCTGCGCATCCCTATG TCTGCCCTTCCGTATTGCACGTGGCAGGAAGTGCAGGCCCGGATCGTGCAGACTCAGAAGGAGCACCAGATCTGCATCCACAAACGTGAGCTGACAGAACTGGACATCTACCACCGCATCCTCCGTTTCCAGAACTACATGGTGGCACTGGTTAACAAATCCCTCCTGCCTCTGCGCTTCCGCCTGCCTGGCCTCGGGGAGGCCGTCTTCTTCACCCGTGGCCTCAAGTACAATTTTGAGCTGATCCTCTTCTGGGGACCTGGCTCTCTGTTTCTCAATGAATGGAGCCTCAAGGCCGAGTACAAACGTGGGGGGCAACGGCTAGAGCTGGCCCAGCGCCTCAGCAACCGCATCCTGTGGATTGGCATCGCTAACTTCCTGCTGTGCCCCCTCATCCTCATATGGCAAATCCTCTATGCCTTCTTCAGCTATGCTGAGGTGCTGAAGCGGGAGCCGGGGGCCCTGGGAGCACGCTGCTGGTCACTCTATGGCCGCTGCTACCTCCGCCACTTCAACGAGCTGGAGCACGAGCTGCAGTCCCGCCTCAACCGTGGCTACAAGCCCGCCTCCAAGTATATGAATTGCTTCTTGTCACCTCTTTTGACACTGCTGGCCAAGAATGGAGCCTTCTTCGCTGGCTCCATCCTGGCTGTGCTTATTGCCCTCACCATTTATGACGAAGATGTGTTGGCTGTGGAACACGTCCTGACCACCGTCACACTCCTGGGGGTCACCGTGACCGTGTGCAG GTCCTTTATCCCGGACCAGCACATGGTGTTCTGCCCTGAGCAGCTGCTCCGCGTGATCCTCGCTCACATCCACTACATGCCTGACCACTGGCAGGGTAATGCCCACCGCTCACAGACCCGGGACGAGTTTGCCCAGCTCTTCCAGTACAAGGCA GTGTTCATTTTGGAAGAGTTGCTGAGCCCCATTGTCACACCCCTCATCCTCATCTTCTGCCTGCGCCCACGGGCCCTGGAGATTATAGACTTCTTCCGAAACTTCACCGTGGAGGTCGTTGGTGTGGGAGATACCTGCTCCTTTGCTCAGATGGATGTTCGCCAGCATGGTCATCCCCAG TGGCTGTCTGCTGGGCAGACAGAGGCCTCAGTGTACCAGCAAGCCGAGGATGGAAAGACAGAGTTGTCACTCATGCACTTTGCCATCACCAACCCTGGCTGGCAGCCACCGCGTGAGAGCACAGCCTTCCTAGGCTTCCTCAAGGAGCAGGTTCAGCGGGATGGAGCAGCTGCTAGCCTCGCCCAAGGGGGTCTGCTCCCTGAAAATGCCCTCTTTACGTCTATCCAGTCCTTACAATCTGAGTCTGAG CCCCTGAGCCTTATTGCAAATGTAGTAGCTGGTTCATCCTGCCGGGGCCCTCCACTGCCCAGAGACCTGCAGGGCTCCCGGCACAGGGCTGAAGTGGCCTCTGCCCTGCGCTCCTTCTCCCCGCTGCAACCCGTGCAGGCGCCCACAGGCCGGGCGCACAGCACCATGACAGGCTCTGG GGTGGATGCCAGGACAGCCAGCTCCGGGAGCAGCGTGTGGGAAGGACAGCTGCAGAGCCTGATGCTGTCGGAATACGCGTCCACAGAGATGAGCCTGCATGCCCTCTATATGCACCAG CTCCACAAGCAGCAGGCCCAGGCCGAACCTGAGCGGCATGTATGGCACCGCCGGGAGAGTGATGAGAGTGGAGAAAGTGCCCCTGATGAAGGGGGCGAGGGCGCCCGGGCCCCCCAGTCTATCCCTCGCTCTGCCAGCTATCCCTGTGCAGCACCCCGGCCTGGAGCTCCCGAGACCACCGCCCTGCACGGGGGCTTCCAGAGGCGCTACGGTGGCATCACAG ATCCTGGCACAGTGCCCCGGGCTCCCTCTCATTTCTCTCGGCTGCCTCTTGGAGGGTGGGCGGAAGATGGGCAGTCGGCATCAAGGCACCCTGAGCCCGTGCCCGAAGAGGGCTCGGAGGATGAGCTACCCCCTCAGGTGCACAAG GTATAG
- the ATG9A gene encoding autophagy-related protein 9A isoform X2, with amino-acid sequence MVNHSLHPTEPVKVTLPDAFLPAQVCSARIQENGSLITILFIAGVFWIHRLIKFIYNICCYWEIHSFYLHALRIPMSALPYCTWQEVQARIVQTQKEHQICIHKRELTELDIYHRILRFQNYMVALVNKSLLPLRFRLPGLGEAVFFTRGLKYNFELILFWGPGSLFLNEWSLKAEYKRGGQRLELAQRLSNRILWIGIANFLLCPLILIWQILYAFFSYAEVLKREPGALGARCWSLYGRCYLRHFNELEHELQSRLNRGYKPASKYMNCFLSPLLTLLAKNGAFFAGSILAVLIALTIYDEDVLAVEHVLTTVTLLGVTVTVCRSFIPDQHMVFCPEQLLRVILAHIHYMPDHWQGNAHRSQTRDEFAQLFQYKAVFILEELLSPIVTPLILIFCLRPRALEIIDFFRNFTVEVVGVGDTCSFAQMDVRQHGHPQWLSAGQTEASVYQQAEDGKTELSLMHFAITNPGWQPPRESTAFLGFLKEQVQRDGAAASLAQGGLLPENALFTSIQSLQSESEPLSLIANVVAGSSCRGPPLPRDLQGSRHRAEVASALRSFSPLQPVQAPTGRAHSTMTGSGVDARTASSGSSVWEGQLQSLMLSEYASTEMSLHALYMHQLHKQQAQAEPERHVWHRRESDESGESAPDEGGEGARAPQSIPRSASYPCAAPRPGAPETTALHGGFQRRYGGITDPGTVPRAPSHFSRLPLGGWAEDGQSASRHPEPVPEEGSEDELPPQVHKV; translated from the exons ATGGTGAACCACAGTCTTCACCCTACTGAACCTGTCAAGGTCACTCTGCCAGACGCCTTTTTGCCTGCTCAGGTCTGTAGTGCCAG GATTCAGGAAAATGGCTCCCTTATCACCATCCTGTTCATTGCTGGTGTCTTCTGGATCCACCGGCTTATCAAGTTCATCTATAACATTTGCTGCTACTGGGAGATCCACTCCTTCTACCTGCATGCTCTGCGCATCCCTATG TCTGCCCTTCCGTATTGCACGTGGCAGGAAGTGCAGGCCCGGATCGTGCAGACTCAGAAGGAGCACCAGATCTGCATCCACAAACGTGAGCTGACAGAACTGGACATCTACCACCGCATCCTCCGTTTCCAGAACTACATGGTGGCACTGGTTAACAAATCCCTCCTGCCTCTGCGCTTCCGCCTGCCTGGCCTCGGGGAGGCCGTCTTCTTCACCCGTGGCCTCAAGTACAATTTTGAGCTGATCCTCTTCTGGGGACCTGGCTCTCTGTTTCTCAATGAATGGAGCCTCAAGGCCGAGTACAAACGTGGGGGGCAACGGCTAGAGCTGGCCCAGCGCCTCAGCAACCGCATCCTGTGGATTGGCATCGCTAACTTCCTGCTGTGCCCCCTCATCCTCATATGGCAAATCCTCTATGCCTTCTTCAGCTATGCTGAGGTGCTGAAGCGGGAGCCGGGGGCCCTGGGAGCACGCTGCTGGTCACTCTATGGCCGCTGCTACCTCCGCCACTTCAACGAGCTGGAGCACGAGCTGCAGTCCCGCCTCAACCGTGGCTACAAGCCCGCCTCCAAGTATATGAATTGCTTCTTGTCACCTCTTTTGACACTGCTGGCCAAGAATGGAGCCTTCTTCGCTGGCTCCATCCTGGCTGTGCTTATTGCCCTCACCATTTATGACGAAGATGTGTTGGCTGTGGAACACGTCCTGACCACCGTCACACTCCTGGGGGTCACCGTGACCGTGTGCAG GTCCTTTATCCCGGACCAGCACATGGTGTTCTGCCCTGAGCAGCTGCTCCGCGTGATCCTCGCTCACATCCACTACATGCCTGACCACTGGCAGGGTAATGCCCACCGCTCACAGACCCGGGACGAGTTTGCCCAGCTCTTCCAGTACAAGGCA GTGTTCATTTTGGAAGAGTTGCTGAGCCCCATTGTCACACCCCTCATCCTCATCTTCTGCCTGCGCCCACGGGCCCTGGAGATTATAGACTTCTTCCGAAACTTCACCGTGGAGGTCGTTGGTGTGGGAGATACCTGCTCCTTTGCTCAGATGGATGTTCGCCAGCATGGTCATCCCCAG TGGCTGTCTGCTGGGCAGACAGAGGCCTCAGTGTACCAGCAAGCCGAGGATGGAAAGACAGAGTTGTCACTCATGCACTTTGCCATCACCAACCCTGGCTGGCAGCCACCGCGTGAGAGCACAGCCTTCCTAGGCTTCCTCAAGGAGCAGGTTCAGCGGGATGGAGCAGCTGCTAGCCTCGCCCAAGGGGGTCTGCTCCCTGAAAATGCCCTCTTTACGTCTATCCAGTCCTTACAATCTGAGTCTGAG CCCCTGAGCCTTATTGCAAATGTAGTAGCTGGTTCATCCTGCCGGGGCCCTCCACTGCCCAGAGACCTGCAGGGCTCCCGGCACAGGGCTGAAGTGGCCTCTGCCCTGCGCTCCTTCTCCCCGCTGCAACCCGTGCAGGCGCCCACAGGCCGGGCGCACAGCACCATGACAGGCTCTGG GGTGGATGCCAGGACAGCCAGCTCCGGGAGCAGCGTGTGGGAAGGACAGCTGCAGAGCCTGATGCTGTCGGAATACGCGTCCACAGAGATGAGCCTGCATGCCCTCTATATGCACCAG CTCCACAAGCAGCAGGCCCAGGCCGAACCTGAGCGGCATGTATGGCACCGCCGGGAGAGTGATGAGAGTGGAGAAAGTGCCCCTGATGAAGGGGGCGAGGGCGCCCGGGCCCCCCAGTCTATCCCTCGCTCTGCCAGCTATCCCTGTGCAGCACCCCGGCCTGGAGCTCCCGAGACCACCGCCCTGCACGGGGGCTTCCAGAGGCGCTACGGTGGCATCACAG ATCCTGGCACAGTGCCCCGGGCTCCCTCTCATTTCTCTCGGCTGCCTCTTGGAGGGTGGGCGGAAGATGGGCAGTCGGCATCAAGGCACCCTGAGCCCGTGCCCGAAGAGGGCTCGGAGGATGAGCTACCCCCTCAGGTGCACAAG GTATAG
- the ABCB6 gene encoding ATP-binding cassette sub-family B member 6 has protein sequence MVTVGNYCEAEGPVGPAWMQDGLSPCFFFTLVPSTRMALGALALVLALPCRPRERPAGTDSLSWGAGPRVSPYVLQLLLATFQVALPLAGLAGRVGTARGAPLPSYLLLASVLESLAGACGLWLLVVERSQARQRLAMGIWIKFRHSPGLLLLWTVAFAAENLALVSWNSPQWWWARADLGQQVQFSLWVLRYVVSGGLFVLGLWAPGLRPQSYTLQVHEEDQDVERSQVQSTAQQSTWRDFGRKLRLLSGYLWPRGSPALQLVVLICLGLMGLERALNVLVPIFYRNIVNLLTEKAPWSSLAWTVTSYVFLKFLQGGGTGSTGFVSNLRTFLWIRVQQFTSRQVELRIFSHLHELSLRWHLGRRTGEVLRIADRGTSSVTGLLSYLVFNVIPTLADIVIGIIYFSMFFNAWFGLIVFLCMSLYLTLTIVVTEWRTKFRRAMNTQENATRARAVDSLLNFETVKYYNAESYEVERYREAIIKYQGLEWKSSASLVLLNQTQNLVIGLGLLAGSLLCAYFVSEQKLQVGDYVLFGTYIIQLYMPLNWFGTYYRMIQTNFIDMENMFDLLKEETEVKDLPGAGPLRFQKGRIEFENVHFSYADGRETLQDVSFTVMPGQTLALVGPSGAGKSTILRLLFRFYDISSGCIRIDGQDISQVTQASLRSHIGVVPQDTVLFNDTIADNIRYGRVTAGNDEVEAAAQAAGIHDAIMAFPEGYRTQVGERGLKLSGGEKQRVAIARTILKAPDIILLDEATSALDTSNERAIQASLAKVCANRTTIVVAHRLSTVVNADQILVIKDGCIVERGRHEALLSRGGVYADMWQLQQQGQEETSEDTMPQTMER, from the exons ATGGTGACTGTGGGCAACTACTGCGAGGCCGAAGGGCCCGTGGGTCCGGCCTGGATGCAGGATGGCCTGAGCCCCTGCTTCTTCTTCACGCTGGTGCCCTCGACGCGGATGGCGCTGGGGGCTCTGGCCTTGGTGCTGGCTCTTCCCTGCAGACCCCGGGAGCGGCCCGCTGGTACTGATTCGCTGTCTTGGGGGGCCGGCCCTCGCGTCTCTCCCTACGTGCTGCAGCTGCTTCTGGCCACATTTCAGGTGGCGCTGCCCCTGGCCGGCCTGGCTGGCCGGGTGGGCACTGCCCGGGGGGCCCCACTGCCAAGCTACCTACTGCTGGCCTCCGTGCTGGAGAGTCTGGCCGGCGCCTGTGGCCTGTGGCTGCTCGTCGTGGAGCGGAGCCAGGCACGGCAGCGTCTGGCAATGGGCATTTGGATCAAGTTCAGGCACAGCCCGGGTCTCCTGCTTCTCTGGACTGTGGCGTTTGCAGCCGAGAACTTGGCACTGGTGTCTTGGAACAGCCCACAGTGGTGGTGGGCAAGGGCGGACTTGGGCCAGCAG GTTCAGTTTAGCCTGTGGGTGCTGCGGTATGTGGTCTCTGGAGGGCTGTTTGTCCTGGGTCTCTGGGCCCCTGGACTTCGTCCCCAGTCCTATACATTGCAGGTTCATGAAGAGGACCAAGATGTGGAAAGGAGCCAG GTTCAGTCAACAGCCCAACAGTCTACCTGGCGAGATTTTGGCaggaagctccgcctcctgagtggctaCCTGTGGCCTCGAGGGAGTCCAGCTCTGCAGCTGGTGGTGCTCATCTGCCTGGGGCTCATGGGTTTGGAAAGGGCACTCAATGTGTTGGTGCCTATATTCTATAGGAACATTG TGAACTTGCTGACTGAGAAGGCACCTTGGAGCTCTCTGGCCTGGACTGTTACCAGCTACGTCTTCCTCAAGTTCCTCCAGGGGGGTGGCACTGGCAGTACAG GCTTCGTGAGCAACCTGCGCACCTTCTTGTGGATCCGGGTGCAGCAGTTCACGTCTCGGCAGGTGGAGCTGCGCATCTTCTCCCACCTGCACGAGCTCTCACTGCGCTGGCACCTGGGGCGCCGCACAGGGGAGGTGCTGCGGATCGCGGATCGGGGCACATCCAGTGTCACAGGGCTGCTCAG CTACCTGGTGTTCAATGTCATCCCCACGCTGGCCGACATCGTCATTGGCATCATCTACTTCAGCATGTTCTTCAACGCCTGGTTTGGCCTCATTGTGTTCCTGTGCATGAGTCTTTACCTCA CCCTGACCATTGTGGTCACTGAGTGGAGAACCAAGTTTCGCCGCGCTATGAACACACAGGAAAATGCTACCCGGGCACGAGCAGTGGACTCTCTGCTAAACTTTGAGACG GTGAAGTATTACAACGCCGAGAGTTATGAAGTGGAACGCTATCGAGAGGCCATCATCAAATATCAG GGTTTGGAGTGGAAGTCCAGCGCTTCACTGGTTTTACTAAATCAGACCCAGAACCTGGTGATTGGGCTTGGGCTCCTCGCCGGCTCCCTGCTTTGTGCATACTTTGTCAGTGAGCAGAAACTACAG GTTGGGGACTATGTGCTCTTTGGTACCTACATCATCCAGCTGTACATGCCCCTCAATTGGTTTGGCACCTACTACAG GATGATCCAGACCAACTTCATTGACATGGAGAACATGTTTGACTTGCTTAAAGAGGAGACAGAA GTGAAGGACCTTCCTGGAGCAGGGCCCCTTCGCTTTCAGAAGGGCCGAATTGAGTTTGAGAACGTGCACTTCAGTTACGCCGATGG GCGGGAGACTCTGCAGGACGTGTCTTTCACTGTGATGCCTGGACAGACACTGGCCCTG GTGGGCCCATCTGGGGCAGGGAAGAGCACAATTTTGCGCCTGCTGTTTCGCTTCTATGACATCAGCTCTGGCTGCATCCGAATAGACGGGCAGGACATTTCACAG GTGACCCAGGCCTCTCTCCGGTCTCACATTGGAGTTGTGCCCCAAGATACTGTTCTCTTTAATGACACCATCGCTGACAATATCCGTTACGGCCGTGTCACAGCTGGGAATgatgaggtggaggctgctgctCAGGCTGCAGGCATCCATGATGCCATTATGGCTTTCCCTGAAG GGTACAGGACACAGGTGGGTGAGCGGGGACTGAAGCTGAGCGGTGGGGAGAAGCAGCGCGTCGCCATTGCCCGCACCATCCTCAAGGCTCCGGACATCATTCTGCTGGATGAG GCAACGTCAGCGCTGGATACATCTAATGAGAGGGCCATCCAGGCTTCTCTGGCCAAAGTCTGTGCCAACCGCACTACCATCGTAGTGGCACACAG GCTCTCAACTGTGGTCAATGCTGACCAGATCCTCGTCATCAAGGATGGCTGCATCGTGGAGAGGGGACG GCATGAGGCTCTGTTGTCCCGAGGTGGGGTGTATGCTGACATgtggcagctgcagcagcagggaCAGGAAGAAACCTCTGAAGACACTATGCCTCAGACCATGGAACGATGA